The DNA segment ACTTTATCATTATaaggctttttcttttccattatcattGTATCTCACACCATAGCAATTACCACAGTCTATCCAAATTATCAGCCTCCTTGATGGAAGAAAAAGCTCTTCATCCAAAATTCTTGATTTGTTTCATCACATAGGACAAGACATTACATTGGTCTCTGGAGAGGACCAGATGAGTCAAAGGTATTCATCGCTGGGACTGCATACACACTGATGTTAAGCGTGATTTCAGTGACCAGAAGACCTTTGTAAAGTACTTCCAAAATGATACGTTTTTTAAAGAACACAAAATCACTTTTCCAGTGTGTTATTCACCAGTTTGTATTTGCCACTCCAGCTCATTTGCAAATGAGCTCAAGGTGCTTCCTTCGGAAGGACACACACATGGAAGTTGGAAAATAGCCTTATGGTGCTAATGTGCTTGCCTTCCTTTTTTGCCCTTCAGCATTCATTCATCATCGTATGACTGGCTAACATCATTATTAATACCTTCTTATCATTTTACAACAAGCTTCTGGAAGAAAGTGCATGGTGTCGCCTTGCTTGAAAATAACCTTGCTTTGCTTGTTCTACTGCTCTACATTAGGGGAGAATTTCGATCGCCAGGCCAGCCTTCGGCGGTCTCTAATTTACACAGACACTCTGGTAAGACGACCGAAGAAAGTCAAAAGgagaaagactattacaggagtcCCTGACAGCATACAGAAGGAGCTAGGTATGGCTCATCAGAACTGTATTCTGTTGCCCCTCATTGCTACTCACCATTACTACGCTAACCTCATCGGTGGTGCTTATGAAATTGATACATTCTGATAGCCTTTTGGTACCCCAAAGGGCCAGCTTCTTTCCTGAACGAAGCACTGGGTACAAATCTTAACATCCCATGCAGATGATGTATTCAGTTTTGTTGAGAAGGTAAGAGAAGACTATTAATTGGGATGATAGAAATTTAAGTTATGTCATCATCTCTATGTACCTTGAACAGTGGGCATTCCCACAATAAAATTGACTTTCAATTTAGAGCTTAAGTCTTCATGAAACCAAAAACTTATTCTAGGACTTCAAATTATGAATAGAGACTTCATTAGCTGTACCGACAATATCGGTGGCATTTTGTCATCAGAGACAGCAGTATAGCATAATTAGTAAATACCAGTACAGTAGAAAATAGTCACTTATGTGGGCTGGTGCTTTATTGGTACTTCGGTGAAACAATTTCATAGCTTTTTGATTCAGTATTTTTCAACCtttgataaaaaaaagaaaatgaaaaatactttcgGCTGGTGGAGAGGGTGATTTACTTCGTTATTCACTCATACATTTTGTTTCTGCTTCTCTTTATATATGCTTTGGAtaatcctttccttcttttctttctatattcacttcctctccctgttttttcaTGGCCCATCAGGAATGTCTGCCGAGATAGCAGGGCTAAGAGCAGGGGCTCTGGTGCCAGGCTGCTTGGATTTAAATCCTATCTCTGCCAGTTACTTGCTGGGTGGCCTCAAGctggttacttcacctctctgagtctactttttcattcaaaaaatgtGGCTGGTGATGTTACTagaacctacctcatagggttgtttgaGGATTTAATGAATTTATACAGATGAAGCACTTGGTGCCTGGTACTACTATAAACATAATAGCTACAATTACAGTTATTGTATTCAACTAAATACTACCTATCTCGAaacttgcctttttctttttggccaacctgTGGACTTCTTTCCTTGTAATTACTTCACCtggtctttttacttttatttgctaTTGAGGGCTATACTCTAGAAACTCCTAATCATTATTTCTGAACTTGCCTATTAGTCTTTTAATCAAAATGAATTTATCCTAGCAATATTGGTATATGTTATAGCAGTTTGAGGTAGCATTTCAACATCCAGGTGCCACAGACATACTCTTGTGTGTTTTTTCCTAACACCCTTGCCTAAATGCTTTGTATTAGGGAAGGAAGTCTCACTCTTCTGCACCCCGCGTCTTCTCTCTGCCATCCAATTCTACAGCATGTGGTCTCTGCCTTCCAGACTGTAACAGCAATGGGACAAGAGTAGCGATGCTTCTCCTCTGCTCTAGGTAGCTCCAGTAACCCCGATGACATACGGGTGTTCATCTTATCCCATAACACAGGAGTTTAATCACAAACAGAGGCAAGATTGCATCCACAGGATTTATGAAAGTTGCTTCTGGTTCATGCCCTCACATCTGCCTCCTTTAGTGGGCCAGGGCTCCTGTATCCCATTCTTTCAGgctctatttttctctctcctttagaTAACAGCTAACTAActtgagaaaaaataatatgtacTAGTATGTTCAGCAGATATTAATAGGCTAAGTTTTTACAGAACTCaggtaatatttatattttaactgaTCTTCTAGGAGATGAGCCTTAACCTAAAAAAGTGACTTTAAAGACAGCTCTTTGCAAGATAACAAGGTTGATGTTTCCAGGTAGGCTACATTTTGAGTGGCTTTCCAACAAATATGGGTAGGTTTTGGATGGCTTTGTGCAGAGTATAAGAATAGTTTGGGCTGAATAAAGATAGACATACACATAAGTATTCAATAtgaattatctatctatctatctgtccatccatctatctatctatctatatttccAGAGCCTCAGAGTTAAGAACTTTTATCACTTTTATTACTGAACCAACCAGTATGGAGCCAGTAACTCAGTTGCCTCTTTGACCTTACTGGAAGGATCTGATCAGCTAGGTAAATCATATCTtctgtaattttaatatttttaaaatcaatgataGAGTCTCTAGGGTCtgcattcatttctcttttgccCGTAACATAGGAACACCACTAATCCTAAGGGAAAGACAATAGCTTTCCCTACACCATCTGTGTTGTGAGTGTTACCAGATGTGAGACAGTTGATGTCATTGCACAGTTGATGACATGTCTTGGATCACCGCTGGAGGTCAACTGAGACAGCTGTATCTAAGTTAGagctagtttttttaaaataagacaattaGACAAccactccagtttttttttttttttttttgcggtatgcgggcctctcactgttgtggcctctcccgttgcagagcacaagctccagacgtgcaggctcagcggccatggcccacgggcccagccactcctggaccggggcatgaacctgcatcccctgcatcggcaggtggactctcaaccactgcgccaccagggaagcccccactctaGTTTTATAGATAGGGTAGTTGGAAGGATTCGTGGGTAGAGTAAGGGAAAGTAACATTTGAATACAGTAACATATAGCAAAAAAATTAGATCTTTTCTTCGTTCATTTGGACAAAGGTTGACCTTGCcctttcttctaatattttgtaCTTATAAGGTGTCTGATTGGAAAGCTTTGTGCTACCTAACTAATGATTATCAAAAATAGACActtcatgttttctttaaaaattagtcttcctgggcttccctggtggcgcaggggttgagagtccgcctgccgatgcaggggacgcgggttcgtgccccggttcaggaggataccacatgccgcggagcggctgggcccgtgagccatggccgatgagcctgcgcgtccggagcctgtgctccgcaatgggagaggccacaacagtgagaggcccgcgtaccgcaaaaaaaaaaaaaaaaaagtcttccttagATATAAAGCATAGGGAAGGATGGCTGAGTCAAACAAGTTAGATTTTTAAAGGATACGATTATCTGAAAGAAAGACATTTAATAGGAAAGATGCAACCTGTCCACTAAACACTGCCCAAGTTGTTGGGACTtcggatatttttttttttttttttttggcgctacgcgggcctttcactgttgtggcccctcccactgcagagcacaggcttcggacgcgcaggcccagcagccatggctcaccggcccagccgctctggggcatgtggcatcttcccggaccggggcacgaacccgtgtcccctgcatcggcaggcggactctcaaccactgcgccaccagggaagcccgggactttggatttttaaaatctaaccaGGGATGCTCCCGGAAGTAGAGTCAATTGTGCTTAATTATATGCATCTTTTACTTCAAAATGTTTAGTGGCCTCGCGAGACCAGTCAATATATAAAGCTTTAAAATCAAGGTATGATATTTTCTGTTTAAAGCATATTTATGGTATATAATGTGTTGCCTTCCGTTTAAATAAAAGGCCGAAATTTCTAACTCTTTCTTTACTCTCATCTTAAACGTACATAGAATTATATTTGAATGACCTGTTATGAGGTTTCCTCTTTTAGAAGCAGATAAGATTATTTTGTTGGTATATAATGATTGTTTGGCTGCTGAATCATTTGGGTACTCCTGGAACTTACCCCAATGTGGATTCCCCAAGCAGAAAAGGCCTTGTTTAAAGGAATCCCCTCTGAATAATTTTTGCTGGTTTGTACTAAGAACATTACTTTAGACCTGACAATACATTAAACCTTAAGTAAAACTAACTTGTAGATTTCTATCATTTTTGATtacatgtgttttttaaaaattgggcagtCCTTGTAGTATTATAtagtaagtaaaagaaaaaatatgtgtaattatttttaaatcaggtaaATCCCATCAAGATTTTTAGCAGCACCTGAGCCGACTATATTTGTTTGTAGtcctatttttgtaatttttgctGTTTAATGAAGATAGCATTCATCTGTGTCCTGTAATATTGTCACACTTTTTTTGTACTGTGAAAattttggaggatctgtcttGGGAATAGAATTTTGGTGGTCCCTTTGATAAATAATATCAGagttgttttatatgtatattttagagGTCTTTAGAAAAgcattggttttttttgttttgttttgtttttttggcagtacgcgggcctctcactattgtggcctctcctgttgcggagcacaggctccggacgcgcaggctcagcggccatggctcatgggcccagccgctccgcggcatgtgggatcttcccagatcggggcacgaacccatgtcccctgcatcagcaggcggactctcaaccactgcgccaccagggaagcccaaagcattgttattttaattaaaaaatagtattgaGCTCTAGGTGGTAAAGAAATGGCTGTAGTCCCATTTTCAGAAGCCTAGAATGGTTTCGCCTGCAAAATTGTTACCTGAAAGAATCAAGACTTTGTTTATGGCccttaaagacatttaaaaatctaccaCTGACCTCATGTAAAAACTACtgcaaatttgaaagaaaaagatattaacaTAATAAGGTATGCTGAATGTTTGGAATTGAACTGGTGCAAACTGATACAGAACTACAAGTCAACCCCCCACCTTCTAAAATACTAAACTGCAAAAACTTgcaccttttttctttccttaaagtgGGTTTTTCTTCTGTTCCTGCCCTTTTGCCCACTTCCCCTCTTTCTGAGGCAGAACGTCACATGTgcacgtgagtgtgtgtgtgcagtaaGTATACTTGGCAGAGGGTAGGAGGAGGAAATAGATCTTCTTTGCCAAAGATACAGGTACAAAAGTGATTCTCCATCATCACAGTGAAGGAAAGAGCTTTATGCTGGGAGCCTTTGTTGCAGGGTAACATCTCCTGTGCATTTGATACAAGACCACTGCTGCCATTTTAGCATTATGCTTTGCTCCTTGGATGAGCTGTGCTGTGCAGTCAGGGACATGTGCTATATGATGGTTAATTGAAGTGGGGTAGGAAGGGAGATCTCAGGAATCCCATCATCACCAGTGTCCCTGTCCAGGTAAACAGGGATGCCAGTTGGTCCTTGTTGGATGATAACAACATAGAAAGAATTATggttttgctattatttttcaagatttaaTTTGTCCTAAAGATTACTATGcatggattgattttttttctatttatactttGAGTAAGTTCTtgacttcatgattttttttttttttttttttaagcttctcttCTTTCCTAGGTAGCTTGAAACCTTTACCTACACTTCAGGATTTTTCTCATccattttcctccctctctgtAAACGCTGCCTcgtgctgctgctgcttcttttctttttaaacatactATTCTTTCTGTTTGGTTGTAAAGCTCCAAGAAATGAATAATCCTAAACTGAGGAAGTGTTCACTGGATCTGTTCCTGCTGCTTTTTCCCCACCAGAACACAACAGATTGCTACTGAATTTTGAATGTCATCAGCAGACAGATGATAATGGCTTAAGATGGATAGAAGAGCGTTGTTATTCATGGATAATGAAATGTTTGAAACACAGATGGGCCtgtatatcatttttctttttcttaggatTTCCTTCTGacataaaaaattaatgtaattaacaATGTTTTATACCAATATCCCTCATAAATGGTATCTCTGTAGCCCTATTGTTGAACTGCTACATTCATCTGTCTTTGGAAAAGGCAGTCACTGCTTGATGGCTGTTCTGTGCAATGACCAGGTGGGTGAAAGGCTACCTTTACAAAAAGGAGGTTATGTGAAAAGTAAACCTTCCAAGAAGCACTCACCTTTGATCTCAAAGGCAGTACCTGAGAATCCTATATGCAGCACTTAATCTATAGGAGGATTTGAAGTATATATTAAGAGAAGTACCCAAAATTCATAATAAGGATTTTCATTTTAGGGGCTATCAGTAACTGTCAATACTTAAACCTTCTCTTAGGTGcttacaggaaaaaagaaaccagaccaaatagaaaaggttttttttcttttaagtacaaCAGAACAGAGTCAGAAGAGGGTGAGAGATCAAGGTAATGAACTAagatactgatttttatttttaggtgaCAAGCCTCTTTCTGCTTTATCTCCAGCTTCGGGGGGCACTGGCCAAGATGATGTCGGTGGCCACTCAGTGGACACCCCAGACCACTACTGTACGCTTGGAAGGCTCGATGGCTATAGATCTGCTGGGCAGCGCTCAGAAACCAGGGATTCCAGCTGTCAGACTGAGGAAGTGAAAATCGTACCACCTTCGATGAGAAGAATCAGGGCGCAGAAGGGGCAAGGCATTGCTGCCCAGATGAGTCACTTCCCAGGCTCCTCTGGGAACATGTCTGTGCTGAGCGACTCTGTGGGTGTCGTGTTCCCTTCTCGTCTCAACAGTGACACTGGTTTCCACAGTCTCCCCCGGTCTGGAGCGAGGACAAACGTTCAGTCCCTGGAGCCACGGCTGGGTGCTCTGCGCCCTGCAGAAGACGCAGATGAAACTCTCGCCTACCAGAGGGGTCACCTGCAAGTAGACAAAGACTTCGGACATCTAGGAGCTGCCCCAGGGACTGGAACACTTTTGAGGCCCAAATCCCAGGAGCTGGGGTACTTGGAGGGTGAAAACGTAACAAGCCCGGCGTGCGTAGTCTCTCCTCACACAACCTACTCCACCAGTATCATCCCAAATGCCGCACTCTCCTCCTCTTCAGAGGTTATTGTGATTCACACTGCTCAGAGCTTAGGGCAGCTGGACAGTAAAATTACCAGTTCGTCTTCATACACAAAGATCAAATCCAGAGACCACTTCCTCTCCAGGCAGAAAGATGGTCATCATTCTCTCCGTGGTAACTGGACTGAGGGGCACCCCACCATTTTTTCACAGGCCTCAGATCCTCATTCGTCCAGTGCAACCACTGTGCTGTCCCTCTGTGATTCTGCGGTCTCTCTAAATACGCCCGCAAATCGGGAGAATGGGTCCCAGGCCATGGCCTATAATTGTAGAAACAACCTGAGCTTCCCGGTCCACCCCCAGGATCTGAACAGCAAGAGTGAGTCCAGTCATTcaggaggcaggggacacggcGGCAGCGCGGAGCCCTGGGAATACAGTGCCTCGGGTAGTGGGCGTGCGTCCCCACGGAAGCCACATTTGGCAACTCCTGGTTACTCCACTCCTGTAGGTAACCTGAGCAGTGGCAGTTTGGACCAGACGTCCAACAAAGATGATGCCAGGGCCGTGTATCCAGAGGACCACGATGGCTACTACACTTCTCTGCGCACCAACTCTGGACACGGACCTGGGAATGTGTGCAATAGCAGCGATGGCTTTGGGAACCCGAGGCACAGCGTGGTCAATATTTTTGATGGAAGAGCGCGGAAGAACCAAGGGGACCGGTCGAATTGCCAAGACAAAAACCTTTCTCGAAACATCTCTCTGAAGAAAGCGAAGAAGCCTCCCCTGCCACCCTCTCGGACAGACTCTCTGCGCAGGATTCCCAAGAAGAGCGTCCAGTCGAACGGGCAGGTGCTGAACGAGAGCCTGATCGCTTCGCTCCAGCACTCGCTGCAGCTGAAACTCCCGGGCAAGGGCGGCAGCTCGCCCTCCCAGAGCCCGTGCAGTGACTTCGAAGAGCCCTGGCTGCCTCGCTCCCGCAGCCAGAGCACAGTGAGCGCAGGCAGCAGCCTGACCTCCGCCACCACCCCCAACGTCTACGCCCTGGCCGGGGTCACACCGGCACAGAGCGACACGAGCAGCGTCAAGTCCGAGTACACAGACCCGTGGGGTTACTACATTGACTACACGGGCGTGCAGGAGGACCCGGGGAACCCGGGCGGGGCGGGTCCAGCTGGCAGCGCAGCGTCGCCCGGAAACGGGCCAGGCCGCGATCTCCCGGACGGGTCCAGGGCCGCGGTAGCCCCGGTGCCCGATGGCGCAGTCAAACCAAAGATCACATCGCCGGAGAAGTCACACAGGGTCACTTCTCCATCCAGTGGGTATTCCAGCCAGTCGAACACACCCACGACTCTCACCCCTGTGCCTGTGTTTTTAAAGTCAGTGTCACCAGCCAATGGGCGGGGGAAGCCCAAGCCCAAGGTGCCAGAAAGGAAGTCCTCTCTGGTATCTTCAGTATCCATCTCCTCCTCGTCCACGTCTCTTTCCTCCAGCACTTCTACGGAAGGAAGCGGAACCATGAAGAGGCTAGATTCGGTGCTGGCCGCTCCCCTTGCTGCGcctcctctgccctctctcccATCTCCCTGTCCCAGGGACaagtctcctttcctccctcctccccctccaccgGCAGATTTCCCCGAGGGCTCGCCTCTGCCGgactctcccctcttccccactCCACCGCCAGAAGTTCTCACGCCCTTCTGTCCCCCCACCAACGCCTTCTTTCCTCCGACACCTATAGCACTCAGCCCCCGTCTTCTGCACTCATCTGCCTCCCTGCCACCTCCACCACCTGCCTTCCCCCCCTCGGTGCCCCCGCCTGCCCCACCGCTTGACCCCAAATTGATGAAAGATGCCAGGCCTTCTTTCAAAAAAGCTGGCCAGCCAGAGCCCTCCCGGGAGGCCTGCAGGCAGCCTTCCACCAAGGAGGAGGGCGGTAGACCCCCCATGCCCCTGATCACCACGGAGGCGTTGCAGATGGTGCAGTTGCGGCCGGTGAGGAAGAACTCAGGAACCGAGGTAGCACAGTTACGTGAACATGCATCTCAGGAAGAACGAACTCCGGTTGTTCCCCAGTATCATGTAAAGCCATCTGCTCTCCTGAAATCCCGAAATAGcataaatgaaatggagagtGAAAGCCAGCCTGCCTCCGCGACAAGCTCGCTCCCGACTCCTGCCAAGAGCTCGACTCAGGGTCACCGGGACAGTGTAGCCGAGCGTGGCCTCCCGAGCCGCAGCCCGGGCCATGCCGGGGAGGCAGAGGCCGGACCCGGGACCGCCCCGCCCCATGAACCCCCCAGCCCGTCGCCCAGCAGGAAGCCCCCCCCTGTTTCCAAGAAGCCCAAACTGTTTCTGGTGGTGCCACCTCCGCAGAGAGATTTCACGGCGGAGCCCGCAGAGAACGTGAGCAAAGCGTCGCCCAGCCCCACGAGAGGAGAGGCACAAGAGGAGTGTGCAGCCGGGGCTGGTTCCGATGAGACCGACTCTGGCAGCTCGGTTCTTgcgggaggagcttcaagatctGAGTCCCCAGGCAGAGTGGAAGCCAATGTCCCCATGGTGCAGCCCGATGCCTCGCCAGCCCCCTCGCGGGAGGAGCCGGGCGCCGAGCGCTGTGCGGACGCCGGGGACAACGTGGAGAGCTGTTTGTCTCTGCAGGACCCAGGGCGTGAGTCTGGTTTTCTCTTGTTCCCCTCTGACCATATGCAGCTGAGGCGAACAGGGCTGGTGCACGTTCACGTTCAAGCCAGCAGTATGTGGACTCCCTGCGCTGCCTCGTACTTAGGTTACCAACTTGGcatttccctgaaaaaaaaatttttttttgaacctAGATCTAAGGGTAGAGCTTACAGAAGCGCAGAAAATAGAGGGGGTGGAGTGGTCGGCAGCAGGCTGGGTATTAAATAGCAGTGAGTAATCCCCTGGAGAGCTGCAAAGAAATGTTCTAACAAAATTTAAGGGAGAGTCAGTCAGTTTATCTAGACTTTAACAGAAAAGCCTGAGCTGTGACTGTCATGCTTGTGTCATTTTCCCCATCTTTGTAAAATATCAAACTACAGGCCCTGCTGCCTCTCCCTGTGATTCTCCCGTTGTCAGAATGGTAGGGAAGTATATTTGGGAGCTTGGCTAAGGACTGAAATTCAAGTCATTTGTGCATCTTGTGTCTGCCTGCTTGTTTCTCCACAGCTGGGGTACCGGAGGCTGACACAGCCGGTTCTTCCTCAGAGGCCTGTGACTTCTGTAAGGAAGATGGGAGTGATGAGGTGATGACCCCCAGTAGACCCCGGACCACGGAAGACCTTTTTGCAGCTATTCACAGGTATCCAAAACTCCTTCCTCTTTTTTGCACCTACTTTATGAGTCCCCCTTTCCAAATCGTTTCtcgatgtatttttctttcttgaggttTCTGCTGTCACCCAGTTAGGCTTCATTAACCTGATTATTGATTTCTTAGTTTgtgtctatatttttatttgccttgACTCCAATTTCTGTTTTACTTAGTTCCACTGATTTTTATGATCATATG comes from the Pseudorca crassidens isolate mPseCra1 chromosome 13, mPseCra1.hap1, whole genome shotgun sequence genome and includes:
- the NHSL1 gene encoding NHS-like protein 1 isoform X5 produces the protein MFCLKAVSNLDEESRWTVHYTAPWHQQENVFLPTTRPPCVEDLHRQAKLNLKSVLRECDKLRQDGYRSSQYYSQGPTFAANSSPFCDDYQDEDEEPDPKCSISSSEEERLSTRRPKTPTSSDFSDFNTQTNWTKSLPLPTPEEKMRQQAQTVQADVVPINITGENFDRQASLRRSLIYTDTLVRRPKKVKRRKTITGVPDSIQKELASGGTGQDDVGGHSVDTPDHYCTLGRLDGYRSAGQRSETRDSSCQTEEVKIVPPSMRRIRAQKGQGIAAQMSHFPGSSGNMSVLSDSVGVVFPSRLNSDTGFHSLPRSGARTNVQSLEPRLGALRPAEDADETLAYQRGHLQVDKDFGHLGAAPGTGTLLRPKSQELGYLEGENVTSPACVVSPHTTYSTSIIPNAALSSSSEVIVIHTAQSLGQLDSKITSSSSYTKIKSRDHFLSRQKDGHHSLRGNWTEGHPTIFSQASDPHSSSATTVLSLCDSAVSLNTPANRENGSQAMAYNCRNNLSFPVHPQDLNSKSESSHSGGRGHGGSAEPWEYSASGSGRASPRKPHLATPGYSTPVGNLSSGSLDQTSNKDDARAVYPEDHDGYYTSLRTNSGHGPGNVCNSSDGFGNPRHSVVNIFDGRARKNQGDRSNCQDKNLSRNISLKKAKKPPLPPSRTDSLRRIPKKSVQSNGQVLNESLIASLQHSLQLKLPGKGGSSPSQSPCSDFEEPWLPRSRSQSTVSAGSSLTSATTPNVYALAGVTPAQSDTSSVKSEYTDPWGYYIDYTGVQEDPGNPGGAGPAGSAASPGNGPGRDLPDGSRAAVAPVPDGAVKPKITSPEKSHRVTSPSSGYSSQSNTPTTLTPVPVFLKSVSPANGRGKPKPKVPERKSSLVSSVSISSSSTSLSSSTSTEGSGTMKRLDSVLAAPLAAPPLPSLPSPCPRDKSPFLPPPPPPADFPEGSPLPDSPLFPTPPPEVLTPFCPPTNAFFPPTPIALSPRLLHSSASLPPPPPAFPPSVPPPAPPLDPKLMKDARPSFKKAGQPEPSREACRQPSTKEEGGRPPMPLITTEALQMVQLRPVRKNSGTEVAQLREHASQEERTPVVPQYHVKPSALLKSRNSINEMESESQPASATSSLPTPAKSSTQGHRDSVAERGLPSRSPGHAGEAEAGPGTAPPHEPPSPSPSRKPPPVSKKPKLFLVVPPPQRDFTAEPAENVSKASPSPTRGEAQEECAAGAGSDETDSGSSVLAGGASRSESPGRVEANVPMVQPDASPAPSREEPGAERCADAGDNVESCLSLQDPGPGVPEADTAGSSSEACDFCKEDGSDEVMTPSRPRTTEDLFAAIHRSKRKVLGRKDSDDDHSRNHSPSPPVTPTGAAPSLASQKQVGSIQRSIRKTSTSSDNFKALLLKKGSRSDTSARMSAAEMLKNTDPRFQRSKSEPSPDTPESPSSCSPSKSRRAQEEWAKNEGSMPRSLSFSGPRYGRSRTPPSAASSRYSVRNRIQSSPMTVISEGEGEATEPVDSRALRPLGALRGRSLEALVGDGVGEGSLLCAGQPAASRGAQAPGPTEGRPSAEGTDPSEQRGGPQREES
- the NHSL1 gene encoding NHS-like protein 1 isoform X3 translates to MVVFINTKIKSLIKLFRKKTVSNLDEESRWTVHYTAPWHQQENVFLPTTRPPCVEDLHRQAKLNLKSVLRECDKLRQDGYRSSQYYSQGPTFAANSSPFCDDYQDEDEEPDPKCSISSSEEERLSTRRPKTPTSSDFSDFNTQTNWTKSLPLPTPEEKMRQQAQTVQADVVPINITGENFDRQASLRRSLIYTDTLVRRPKKVKRRKTITGVPDSIQKELASGGTGQDDVGGHSVDTPDHYCTLGRLDGYRSAGQRSETRDSSCQTEEVKIVPPSMRRIRAQKGQGIAAQMSHFPGSSGNMSVLSDSVGVVFPSRLNSDTGFHSLPRSGARTNVQSLEPRLGALRPAEDADETLAYQRGHLQVDKDFGHLGAAPGTGTLLRPKSQELGYLEGENVTSPACVVSPHTTYSTSIIPNAALSSSSEVIVIHTAQSLGQLDSKITSSSSYTKIKSRDHFLSRQKDGHHSLRGNWTEGHPTIFSQASDPHSSSATTVLSLCDSAVSLNTPANRENGSQAMAYNCRNNLSFPVHPQDLNSKSESSHSGGRGHGGSAEPWEYSASGSGRASPRKPHLATPGYSTPVGNLSSGSLDQTSNKDDARAVYPEDHDGYYTSLRTNSGHGPGNVCNSSDGFGNPRHSVVNIFDGRARKNQGDRSNCQDKNLSRNISLKKAKKPPLPPSRTDSLRRIPKKSVQSNGQVLNESLIASLQHSLQLKLPGKGGSSPSQSPCSDFEEPWLPRSRSQSTVSAGSSLTSATTPNVYALAGVTPAQSDTSSVKSEYTDPWGYYIDYTGVQEDPGNPGGAGPAGSAASPGNGPGRDLPDGSRAAVAPVPDGAVKPKITSPEKSHRVTSPSSGYSSQSNTPTTLTPVPVFLKSVSPANGRGKPKPKVPERKSSLVSSVSISSSSTSLSSSTSTEGSGTMKRLDSVLAAPLAAPPLPSLPSPCPRDKSPFLPPPPPPADFPEGSPLPDSPLFPTPPPEVLTPFCPPTNAFFPPTPIALSPRLLHSSASLPPPPPAFPPSVPPPAPPLDPKLMKDARPSFKKAGQPEPSREACRQPSTKEEGGRPPMPLITTEALQMVQLRPVRKNSGTEVAQLREHASQEERTPVVPQYHVKPSALLKSRNSINEMESESQPASATSSLPTPAKSSTQGHRDSVAERGLPSRSPGHAGEAEAGPGTAPPHEPPSPSPSRKPPPVSKKPKLFLVVPPPQRDFTAEPAENVSKASPSPTRGEAQEECAAGAGSDETDSGSSVLAGGASRSESPGRVEANVPMVQPDASPAPSREEPGAERCADAGDNVESCLSLQDPGPGVPEADTAGSSSEACDFCKEDGSDEVMTPSRPRTTEDLFAAIHRSKRKVLGRKDSDDDHSRNHSPSPPVTPTGAAPSLASQKQVGSIQRSIRKTSTSSDNFKALLLKKGSRSDTSARMSAAEMLKNTDPRFQRSKSEPSPDTPESPSSCSPSKSRRAQEEWAKNEGSMPRSLSFSGPRYGRSRTPPSAASSRYSVRNRIQSSPMTVISEGEGEATEPVDSRALRPLGALRGRSLEALVGDGVGEGSLLCAGQPAASRGAQAPGPTEGRPSAEGTDPSEQRGGPQREES